The Chloroflexota bacterium genomic sequence CGAAAGGCCCCGTCTCAAGCCGGGCAAGGCCGGGAAAGCGGCCAAGGAGAAGTAATGGCCAGAGTAGCCCCCCGCCAGGCCAGAATTCGCCGTCACCTGAGGGTGAGGAAGAAGGTGAGTGGCGCCGCCGAGCGCCCCCGCCTGGCCGTCTTCCGCAGCCTCAGCCATATCTATGCCCAGGTGGTGGACGACCAGACTGGCAGGTCCCTGGTCGCCGCCTCCAGCCTGGAAAAGGGGTTGCGGGGGGAGGGGGGGACCAAGACCGAAAAGGCGAAAAAGGTTGGAGCCCTGCTGGCCCAGCGGGCCCTCGCGGCTGAAATCAAGAAGGTGGTCTTTGACCGGGGGGGGTTCATCTACCACGGTAGGGTGAAGGCCCTGGCCGAGGCTGCCAGGGAAGGAGGACTCCAGTTCTAAAGATGGCGATGGGAGCCCCTGAAAAGGCCGAGCTGGAATTATCGGAGAAACTGGTTTACATAAACCGGGTGGCCAAGGTAGTGAAGGGGGGAAAGAGGCTCCGTTTCTCCGCCCTGGTGGTGGTGGGGGATGGGCAGGGGCGGGTGGGGGTGGGGCTGGGCAAAGCCCAGGAGGTCCCCGACGCT encodes the following:
- the rplR gene encoding 50S ribosomal protein L18, with protein sequence MARVAPRQARIRRHLRVRKKVSGAAERPRLAVFRSLSHIYAQVVDDQTGRSLVAASSLEKGLRGEGGTKTEKAKKVGALLAQRALAAEIKKVVFDRGGFIYHGRVKALAEAAREGGLQF